The following are from one region of the Aequoribacter fuscus genome:
- the pyrC gene encoding dihydroorotase encodes MQSLTLIRPDDWHVHLRDGSSLPRTVGDMAQVMGRAIVMPNLTPPITTVGAAEAYRERILAAMPSARQFDPLMVLYLTDQTRPEDIHEAKASPFVYGAKLYPAGATTNSDAGVGDLSGLYPVLAVMEEVGLPLLVHGEVTESEVDIFDREAVFIEQHMVPITERFPTLRIVFEHITTAQAAQFVAESPAHVGATITAHHLLLNRNDLLVGGVRPHHYCLPILKRRTHQEALINAATSGDPSFFLGTDSAPHLQGAKEAACGCAGVYTAHASIELYAEAFEQAGALDKLENFASVFGPRFYGLEANSDTITLIKQPQSVPASLAMADSQLIPMRAGGEIAWSVLKDPQ; translated from the coding sequence GTGCAATCCTTAACGCTTATTCGACCCGACGATTGGCACGTGCACCTGCGCGATGGATCGTCACTTCCCCGTACCGTTGGAGACATGGCACAAGTCATGGGCCGTGCTATCGTCATGCCGAACCTGACACCACCCATTACTACCGTAGGTGCCGCAGAGGCCTACCGCGAGCGCATTCTTGCCGCCATGCCCAGCGCCCGACAATTTGACCCGTTAATGGTGTTGTATTTAACCGATCAAACACGCCCCGAAGATATTCATGAGGCTAAAGCATCACCCTTTGTTTATGGTGCTAAGCTATATCCCGCCGGAGCCACCACCAATTCAGACGCCGGCGTCGGCGATTTGAGCGGCCTTTATCCTGTTCTGGCGGTTATGGAAGAAGTTGGCTTACCTCTGCTCGTCCATGGTGAAGTTACCGAATCTGAGGTCGACATCTTCGATCGCGAAGCGGTTTTCATCGAACAACACATGGTGCCCATCACTGAACGTTTCCCGACTTTGAGAATCGTGTTCGAGCACATCACCACGGCTCAAGCTGCGCAGTTTGTAGCTGAGTCTCCCGCTCATGTCGGCGCTACGATTACCGCACACCATTTACTGCTTAACCGCAACGATTTACTGGTAGGAGGTGTTCGCCCACACCACTACTGCCTGCCCATACTTAAACGGCGGACGCACCAAGAAGCGCTCATCAACGCCGCAACTTCCGGCGATCCCAGTTTCTTTTTGGGCACAGACTCAGCACCTCACTTACAGGGGGCCAAAGAGGCCGCCTGCGGTTGCGCCGGGGTATACACGGCACACGCCTCGATCGAACTTTACGCTGAAGCCTTCGAACAAGCTGGCGCGTTGGATAAACTCGAGAACTTCGCTTCTGTATTCGGCCCAAGGTTTTATGGCCTTGAAGCTAATAGCGATACAATCACGCTGATTAAACAACCTCAAAGCGTACCCGCGAGCCTTGCTATGGCCGACAGTCAACTAATACCCATGCGCGCCGGTGGCGAAATTGCTTGGAGCGTACTTAAGGATCCCCAGTGA
- a CDS encoding argininosuccinate synthase, translating to MSDINKVVLAYSGGLDTSVIVRWLQDTYNCEVVTFTADIGQGEEVEPARAKAEALGVKEIYIEDLREEFVRDFVFPMFRANTVYEGEYLLGTSIARPLIAKRLVEIANETNADAISHGATGKGNDQVRFELGAYALKPGIQVIAPWREWDLNSREALMAYCEERNIPVDFSNKKKKSPYSMDANLLHISYEGGQLEDPWVEAEEDMWRWSVSPEAAPDEPTYIELTYRKGDIVAIDGVEMSPATVLETLNKLGGANGIGRADLVENRYVGMKSRGCYETPGGTIMLKAHRAIESLTLDREAAHLKDELMPRYAKLVYNGYWWSPERIMLQKAIDESQTFVNGKVRVKLYKGNAIVAGRQSDDSLFDAHIATFEDDAGAYNQKDAEGFIKLNALRMRIGANRGRKYD from the coding sequence ATGAGCGACATTAACAAAGTGGTATTGGCCTACTCGGGTGGCTTGGATACGTCGGTGATTGTGCGGTGGTTGCAAGACACTTATAACTGCGAGGTGGTCACATTTACTGCCGATATCGGCCAGGGTGAAGAAGTGGAGCCCGCGCGCGCCAAAGCAGAAGCCTTGGGTGTGAAAGAAATCTACATCGAAGACCTGCGCGAAGAATTCGTGCGCGACTTTGTATTCCCCATGTTTCGCGCTAACACCGTGTACGAAGGCGAGTACTTGTTGGGTACCTCTATCGCTCGCCCTCTAATTGCTAAGCGTTTGGTCGAAATTGCGAACGAGACCAATGCCGATGCGATTTCTCATGGCGCTACCGGTAAAGGTAATGATCAAGTCCGTTTTGAACTAGGTGCTTATGCACTAAAGCCCGGCATACAAGTGATTGCACCCTGGCGTGAGTGGGACTTGAACTCGCGTGAGGCTTTAATGGCCTATTGCGAAGAACGTAATATTCCAGTCGACTTTTCGAATAAAAAGAAGAAGTCACCCTACTCAATGGACGCTAACCTGCTGCACATTTCGTATGAGGGCGGCCAGTTGGAAGACCCTTGGGTCGAGGCAGAGGAAGATATGTGGCGCTGGTCGGTTAGCCCCGAGGCGGCACCCGATGAGCCTACTTACATCGAGTTGACTTATCGCAAGGGTGATATTGTCGCCATTGATGGCGTAGAAATGAGCCCAGCTACCGTATTAGAAACCCTGAACAAACTGGGTGGTGCCAACGGAATTGGCCGCGCGGATTTGGTCGAAAACCGCTACGTGGGTATGAAGTCACGTGGTTGTTACGAGACTCCGGGGGGCACAATTATGTTGAAAGCCCACCGCGCTATCGAGTCACTGACGCTTGACCGTGAGGCAGCGCACTTGAAAGACGAGTTAATGCCGCGCTATGCCAAGTTAGTTTATAACGGCTACTGGTGGTCGCCCGAGCGCATTATGCTGCAAAAGGCTATCGACGAATCACAGACCTTCGTAAACGGTAAAGTGCGCGTCAAACTCTACAAGGGTAACGCTATTGTGGCGGGCCGTCAGTCTGATGACAGCCTGTTCGATGCGCATATCGCGACCTTTGAAGACGATGCGGGCGCCTATAACCAGAAAGACGCAGAGGGCTTTATTAAGCTGAATGCGCTGCGTATGCGTATTGGGGCTAACCGAGGGCGCAAGTACGATTAG